The following coding sequences are from one Humulus lupulus chromosome X, drHumLupu1.1, whole genome shotgun sequence window:
- the LOC133805814 gene encoding zinc finger BED domain-containing protein RICESLEEPER 2-like codes for MVKKKVKGKNNKEEKEEDRAKCNYCGADYAADSKYCGTSTLWSHVEKKCRKCPFSDWVEQNKKQTMITQFTKKTPDSEVNSSGTTTMKFSQNKVRELISKYFIIDELSFRHIEGKGFRLLVTHFFPNFDFLSRYTIARDIYQLFLEEKKKLRNEFVNRRLSLHTDCWTSIQNISYMCLTAHWIDDNWKMQKRIISFIQVPSHKGDMVAKELIICLNHWGITQLFSITVDNASSNDVALRKVKEYLSEKPNALVLGGEMFHMRCCAHILNLVVSDGLKEMSYAISSIRNAVRYVRSSPARLKRFKEACKDVNVESKALLCLDVVTRWNSTYMMLEAALKFKKAFRYLEGDANYTKYFEKERVNGEKFDGPPDNIDWTNAEVFVKFLKAFYELTLKFSGSLYVTSNLFFQEILEVQVELNDMKSSTDELMSKMAGSMQLKFDKYWGNVEKINLLQYIASILDPRFKLDVVLNSFRYLYDPILAEKMIKKVENMMTTLYAFYKGTVMTPSSSNDQQASESVTSNASGSSSSSSFLIKRRFISSEVTSNDLDDYYADRKEKLVEATNFDILDWWQRNGNKYPIVSHIARDVLAIQMSTVASE; via the coding sequence ATGGTTAAGAAAAAAGTAAAAGGtaaaaataataaagaggaaAAAGAAGAGGATAGAGCAAAGTGCAACTATTGTGGAGCTGATTATGCAGCTGATAGTAAGTATTGTGGGACTAGTACATTGTGGAGTCATGTTGAGAAAAAGTGCAGGAAGTGTCCATTTAGTGATTGGGTAGAGCAGAATAAGAAACAAACGATGATAACTCAATTTACAAAGAAGACTCCTGATTCTGAAGTTAACTCAAGTGGGACTACCACAATGAAGTTTAGTCAGAATAAAGTGAGAGAATTGATTAGCAAGTACTTCATTATTGATGAGCTTTCCTTTAGGCATATTGAAGGGAAAGGGTTTCGCTTGCTTGTTActcatttttttccaaattttgacTTTCTTTCAAGATATACAATTGCTCGTGATATCTACCAGTTGTTTTTGGAGGAAAAGAAAAAATTGAGAAATGAATTTGTCAATCGTAGGTTGTCTTTACATACTGATTGTTGGACTTCCATACAAAATATTAGTTACATGTGCCTAACTGCTCATTGGATTGATGACAATTGGAAGATGCAAAAAAGGATTATTAGTTTCATTCAGGTTCCTAGCCATAAAGGTGACATGGTTGCAAAAGAACTGATCATTTGCCTCAATCATTGGGGGATTACTCAACTTTTCTCTATCACTGTTGACAATGCCTCTTCAAATGATGTAGCTTTGAGAAAAGTCAAGGAATATTTGTCTGAAAAACCAAATGCTTTAGTTTTGGGTGGAGAGATGTTTCATATGCGGTGTTGTGCACATATTCTGAACTTGGTTGTTAGTGATGGTTTAAAAGAAATGAGTTATGCCATTTCTAGCATAAGGAATGCAGTTAGGTATGTGAGATCTTCACCAGCTAGGTTGAAGAGGTTCAAAGAAGCATGTAAAGATGTAAATGTTGAATCGAAAGCTTTATTATGTTTAGATGTGGTGACAAGGTGGAACTCCACCTACATGATGCTAGAGGCTGCATTGAAGTTTAAGAAAGCTTTTAGGTATTTGGAAGGGGATGCAAATTACACAAAGTATTTTGAAAAAGAAAGAGTAAATGGAGAAAAATTTGATGGCCCACCAGACAATATTGATTGGACTAATGCAGAAGTATTTGTTAAGTTTCTCAAGGCATTTTATGAACTTACATTGAAGTTCAGTGGGTCATTGTATGTCACATCAAACCTTTTCTTCCAAGAGATTCTTGAAGTTCAAGTTGAGCTGAATGATATGAAGAGTAGTACAGATGAGTTGATGAGTAAAATGGCGGGGAGCATGCAGTTGAAGTTTGACAAGTATTGGGGCAATGTTGAGAAGATTAATTTGTTGCAATATATTGCCTCTATATTGGATCCAAGATTCAAATTGGATGTTGTTCTTAACAGTTTCAGGTATCTCTATGATCCCATTCTAGCTGAAAAAATGATAAAGAAAGTTGAGAATATGATGACTACCTTGTATGCATTTTATAAGGGCACTGTTATGACACCTAGTTCCTCTAATGATCAACAAGCAAGTGAAAGTGTCACTTCCAATGCAAGTGGAAGTTCTAGTAGCTCATCATTTCTTATTAAGCGAAGGTTTATTTCGAGTGAAGTAACCAGCAATGATTTGGATGATTATTATGCAGATCGAAAGGAAAAGTTAGTTGAGGCTACTAATTTTGACATTCTAGATTGGTGGCAAAGGAATGGAAACAAGTATCCTATTGTCTCTCATATTGCAAGAGATGTTCTGGCTATTCAAATGTCTACTGTTGCCTCTGAATAA
- the LOC133805012 gene encoding lachrymatory-factor synthase-like has product MAEEKIQCKWEGKSSAELKGLTANQVWPFLEDFCNFHKWHPTIDTCYQVDQDPTTVVAGTGLGLIRYCSSTSTSPSGESVLLWAKERLMEIDPAQRRLTYEVLDNNVGFKKWVATFDVVPLDDGGACEIQWSFVGEPSEGWSYESLVKFYDSSLQSISKNIEQALLVTSSV; this is encoded by the coding sequence ATGGCGGAAGAGAAAATACAGTGTAAATGGGAAGGAAAATCCTCTGCCGAATTGAAAGGCCTAACGGCAAATCAAGTTTGGCCTTTCCTAGAAGATTTCTGCAACTTCCACAAGTGGCACCCGACCATTGACACGTGCTACCAAGTAGATCAGGACCCCACCACGGTGGTCGCCGGAACTGGGCTAGGCCTGATCCGTTACTGCTCCTCCACAAGCACATCACCATCCGGCGAGTCCGTATTGCTTTGGGCCAAAGAGAGGCTCATGGAGATCGATCCAGCCCAACGGCGTTTGACCTACGAGGTGCTCGATAACAACGTCGGCTTTAAGAAGTGGGTGGCCACTTTCGATGTTGTCCCTCTCGACGACGGCGGCGCGTGTGAGATACAGTGGTCTTTCGTGGGAGAACCCTCGGAGGGTTGGAGTTATGAAAGCTTGGTAAAGTTCTATGACTCTTCTCTCCAATCCATTTCTAAGAACATCGAACAAGCTTTGTTGGTGACCTCTTCTGTTTAG